DNA from Candidatus Poribacteria bacterium:
AACCTTGAGACGCGTTTTATCGCTGCGAACACACTGATAGGACTGAAAGGGGAGCGAACCCTCACAAGCCAAAAAGCGCAGGATTTGGAACGTGAGTTGAGCAGCAATCGTGAACGGCATTTCCACGCCACGACTCGTCAGCAAAAACGGACATGCAAGCAAAAAGATACAGAACTCCGCACTGAATTGGCAACCGAGCTAAAGAGCATCGGCATGCCAGCAGACGACGCTGAAAAGATTGCCAGTTGGGATCCTTATGACCAGAACGCCACTGCTGACTGGTTTGATTCGGAATGGATGTTCGGAATTACAGACGGGTTTGATGTCGTGATTGGCAATCCGCCATATATTAATGTTGAGAACCTTCCTATTGAAACGAAGGATTACCTGTTCAATAACTATAAAGCCTGTCAGCGGAGAACCGATATCTACATCGCTTTCCTTGAAAAATCCATTGCTATCCTTAGTGCCAACGGAATTATGGGTTTCATTCTCCCTTATGCTTTTGCCATGCAAAAATATGGCGAGAAGATGCGCCAGATCCTAATAGAAAATCACACCATTCGGGAAATCGTAGATGCAAGTAGTTATAGGATTTTCGAGAATGCTACAGTGTACAATATTGTCTTAACAGTTAGTAATCGCAAAGTCCAAGACCATACGAAAATCCGCTTACATCACAGCAATGCAGATTTTGACGAGCGTGGAGGCGAAGAATTTTTAATTGATCAATACGCCTTTGCCAAACTCAAAGATTCTCGCTTTGAAACCAACATTCGTGTATTTGACAGTCTCAAGATAAAAGAAAAGATATGGCAGCGGGCGATTCGTTTTGATCAAATCTGTCTTGTTGCCTACGGTGCAAGACTCAACCACAAATCAAAAAAGTTGGGAAAAAACCACTATATCAGTCAATCAGCAATTTCAGGTAATAAACGATTCTGCGAGGGGAAGAGCATTGAACGTTATTCGTTTTCCCAAGAGGGTTACCTGAACTATACCCCAAATGAACACTACAATCCCATGTTTCCAGAACTGTTTGAGAATCAGAAACTAATGTTTATCAATGTTGTAAAAGATCGGTTGCGTTTCGCTTATGATGATAAAGGTTTTTACAACAGTCACACAGTTGTGAACTGCGTTCGACTGGACTTACTTTCAGGTGTATCTCACATTTCAGCACGTCGAGCATTCCGAGTTGCCGATAGCAACTTTGCTAAGAAGTATGATTACAAATTTCTTTTGGGAATTCTGAATTCTAACTTCACAAACTGGTATTTCCTCAACTTCTTAAGTGAGGGTTTACACTTTTATCCGAACGATGCTAAAGAGTTGCCTATCCCAGATGTATCACCTGGGCAACAAATTCCTATTATTGAACTCGTTGACCAAATCCTTGACGCTAAGCGTGCCGACCCAGACGCAGACACTTCCGACCTTGAAAATGAGATTGATACACTGGTGTATGAATTGTATAAGTTAACGGAAGATGAGATTGCGATTGTGGAGGGTGTCTGAATCACGGATTTTCGCAGATTGCGCGGATGACGCGGATTTTAAGAGCATCGCATCGGCACAACCTGTGGACGCGTCAACATCCTATATTAACCCAAGCTGCTGCTAACAGATTTCGCACATTTCAGAAAAGGTTTTCAGTCCCATCCACACCCCAGAGGGGTAGTATATCTATAGAAAATAACGTCCTTACGCGATCGCACTCCAGCGGAGTGCTATGTGTATAAAAAGGTGGCAACTGGCGTTATATTAGCAAATATGAGAATACAACTTGATGATACCAAAGTCAATAATCCGCGAAATCTGTGTAATCCGCATAATCCGCGATTCTGACAACAGAGATAATCCGCCATTCAGAAAAGAGACGCAATCCGCATAATCCGCGATTCTGACAACAAACCTTGAACACACAAACCCACTTCTCTCCGAACACACGATCCGATATCTACGGCTCCTATTGAAATGAGGTTGATAAACTAATTTATAAAGTGTATAATAACTCCAGAGGAAATTCTTAAAATAAAAAAGGATAGGAAAATATTATGGATGATTTGATTGATGCACTAATACAGGATTTAAAAGAGGACGCTGCAAAAAGTAAAGTCGAAATCGATAGAGCATGCGCCCAAATGATGCAAGATTTGCACGCAAAGAATCCGGAATTAATGAAAGCGAAGGTTGAAGAAATTAAGAATACAGATATTACAATCTGTTTTGATGAGAGTTCTATCGCATCCGACAGTTGGGAAAAAATCCATAATCGCGTAGAGGATGATATACTCAAGCAGATAGCTTCTGAGATAGAGAAATCTCTTAATGAGTCCGTTCAGGACGATGACCTAAAAAAGTATCTTTGGATAGAACGTGAAAAGAAAAATAACGAATTGCAGGGAATTGCACATTGTCCCAAGCAGGAAATTGATAAGGTCCGTCAGGCCTGCGACGATCTCCGAATTCAAACTATAACAGAGATACGGGACCTATTTAGACAAACTACGATTGACAGTGCTCGTAATATTGGACAAGTTAACTTGCCCGATATTCGTATCACACTAATTTTTCCAACTTCTAACACATTAAATATTTTAAGGTACCGTACAGAGGCTGAAATAACAAAGGAAGAATATATCTATAGTTTACCGTCAGTTACCTTGGATACCGACGTACTCCTCAATATGAAAACAAGGGAAGCTGTGGATATGCAGGAATTCCGAAAAACATACCTCGTAGATTTAGCAGTTTCACAACGAATTCGTGAGGATATTAAGCTATATCCAGATGTAGAGCAGTTTATTTCGGATTACTACATTAGGATGATTCCTTCTATTATGCGCTGTAGTTTTGACAGCAAGGCTGAACGATTTCTTCTAAACCCAAAGTTCAATCAACCTGGGAGTACTGAATTTTTAAAATCTGCGGAATCAATTATCAATAATTTTTTCAGACCGAAAGGGGAAACACCGCCAGGGTATTTGGACTGGGATCATCTTCACGCCCACTACTTATCAAGGAGAGATATTTTTCTGACAGATGACCAAAAAATTCTGAAAATTGAGGAGCAGTTAAAAGAAGAATTGGGTATTGTTATAATGAGCCTTGAGGATTTCTTAAATACCTTTGAAAGTAATGATGATCTAATCAGGGCTTATGGGAAAGTCAACGCTATAGATGATGTGAGTGATATTGTTTGTATCTCGGATTAAGTAGTTGAGAAACTTTGAATTTTCTGCTCATATTTGCCCGCCAGTTTCCTTGAAATGAAATTGACGAACTGGAGCACGGCTTAACCGACGAAAATATTGCGATGTTAAAATTAATATAACTGACTGGATAATAGAAATTGGAAATTAGGGGTTTAAGAATTCCGGACAATGCTTTCGTTGTTCGGGGCGGTAGAAACCAAGTAAACGACATTCGACGAGGGACCGACACACATCCTGCCGGAATTACTGGTGTGTCGGTAAGAAGTGCCGAAGGTGTCCCCGTTCCGGAATTAGCAAAAACTATTCCGCATACGCGAATTGGTATCACAACCGTTGCGGAGGTCCGAAAAGCAGGTGGTGATGTGGTACGAACTGCTGGCCAGAGTCCTTATCATGCAACATTGACTGGACTTACACCGGAACAAGCTAGTAAACTGCTTACACCGACAGTTTCAAATCCTGGGAGGGAAAGAAGATGAACAAGCCAAGAGTTTTCGCAGACTTCCACAACGCAGATGTCCAAGGCAGGTTGCGACTGACCTGCGTTGGTACGATAGAAGATCTCGAACGTCACGGAATTGTGCTGCGAGAAGGACAGGCCCTTATTATCTATAGCGAAGAACTGGAGGTTGAGGGCATCGTTCACTACTCAGAAGAAGAAAAACTATGGACAGCCGTGATTGATTGGAATGCCATTCGAGAAGTAGAACCTATAGTTCCCCAACCCGCAATTCAGACCATCAGTCACATAATGGAGCCAAAATGGGCAAACGGTGGCTACATTACCGAGATCAAAATGAATACTATGTAGGTTTGAAATAGGCGTATTACACAATTTCAGGTCGAAAAATTTAGAAATCAAGAGGTTGATTCTCACATAATTTACTCGCGGATTAAAAGATGAACCTTGGCGATAGAATACTCCCCTCAATCGGCGTCATCCGTGTAATCCGCGATTCAGACAGTTTCCGAAAATTGAAATTGACAAGCCAGCGTGAACATGGTATGATTTAACATCAGAGGAAATCGGATCGTGGGGAGCAAGTTTGAACACACAACAAACCGAACTAAACAGGATTTTGGAAATAATCGGTAGGATAGCCGAGACAACTAAAGTGTTTTCGTTCGACCGCCCGATGGTTATCTTGACCCCAAGCAATACAAAGTAATTGATATTCCCCAATCGCTCAAAGAAACGATATTGGAGCATCTACAAACACAGCACGGCATCTCAACCCCAACTGTTTACAACGATCTCCATGGGTTTATTAGAAACCAAAACATTCACCAGAAGACATATATAGAAGGTTTCAAGGTTGGAACGCAGCCGAAGGAAGATGTCTTTCAAATCGCTCCATCTCAACCGATCAACAAGAAGGAGTCGTAAAACATGCAAACACAAGCAAATCGGGCATCTTATGAAATCGATATCCAGCACTATAACAAAGCAATCAAAGAGTTACCCACTTTTGCCCAAGCCTATAACTATCGTGGAGTCGCTTATGGCAATATAGGCGAAATTGACCGCGCCATTGAAGACTTTAACAAAGCGATAAGACTCAAAGCTAACTATGCCGAAGCTTACAGTAATCGCGGTGGGGCATATCGTATTCAAGGTGACTATGACCGCGCTATTAAGGATTGTAATACAGCAATAAAACTTGACTCAAATTTGCCAGAAGCATATAACAATCGAGGAATAATTTATAAACTCACAGGTAGAATAGATCGCGCTATTGAGAATTATAACACGGTTATAGAACTTGATCCAAACTTCGCTTATGCTTACTACAATCGCGGTATTGTCTACCACGAAAGAGACAACTTTGATCGTGCCATCAAAGACTATACTAAAGCGATAGAACTAAGACCGGACCTTGTCCATCCCTATAACAACCGTGGGAATGCTTATGCCAAAAAAGACAAGTATAAACTTGCCATCAAAGACTATGATAAGGCAATACAACTTAATCCTGATTTGATAGAGGCATATTACAATCGCGGTATGTCATTTTTACACTTGCGAGAGTGGAAAAATGCGAAAAAAGACTTGAAATCTGCCGAAAACTTGCAAAAAATATCGTCGTTGAACAGTTTCGTGCAGACCACAAAA
Protein-coding regions in this window:
- a CDS encoding tetratricopeptide repeat protein; translation: MQTQANRASYEIDIQHYNKAIKELPTFAQAYNYRGVAYGNIGEIDRAIEDFNKAIRLKANYAEAYSNRGGAYRIQGDYDRAIKDCNTAIKLDSNLPEAYNNRGIIYKLTGRIDRAIENYNTVIELDPNFAYAYYNRGIVYHERDNFDRAIKDYTKAIELRPDLVHPYNNRGNAYAKKDKYKLAIKDYDKAIQLNPDLIEAYYNRGMSFLHLREWKNAKKDLKSAENLQKISSLNSFVQTTKALLTLSRNTVLSCPQTLPQC
- a CDS encoding flavoredoxin; translated protein: MEIRGLRIPDNAFVVRGGRNQVNDIRRGTDTHPAGITGVSVRSAEGVPVPELAKTIPHTRIGITTVAEVRKAGGDVVRTAGQSPYHATLTGLTPEQASKLLTPTVSNPGRERR